The following is a genomic window from Nitrospira sp..
GGCAGCGCGGCAAGCAGGCCGACTTGTCCTGACCGAACTCTCCCGATTGGCTAAAGCCCGGAAAGACTTTGCCTTTGAAAGCACCTTGAGCGGCCGGACGTATCTTCAGCTTTTGAAGCGCTGGCAGACTGCTGGATACCGGATCGAGATCGTGTTCTTGTCGCTGCCGTCCGTGCAACTTGCGCTTCAACGAATCGCCGCGCGAGTCCATCAAGGCGGTCACAACGTCCCTCGTGCCGATGTCATCAGGCGGTTTAAGCGTAGTTGGGACAACTTCAAGAAACTCTATCGCCCACTTGCCGAAAAGTGGTCCGTGTACGACAATTCAGGAGGAGCGCCTCAATTGGTGGAGGAGAACCCATGAAGACGGTTCAAAAAAAGAAAACTCCGAGTGCTTTCTCTCAAGCCGTCTGTCGTGCACTCCGCAGAGCCGCCAAAGTCGCCCGCAAGACTGCCCGGATGCACGGGACC
Proteins encoded in this region:
- a CDS encoding hypothetical protein (Evidence 4 : Unknown function but conserved in other organisms; MaGe:77308958), whose amino-acid sequence is MIRFVNADLIAGGLSPLRPELAARQAGRLVLTELSRLAKARKDFAFESTLSGRTYLQLLKRWQTAGYRIEIVFLSLPSVQLALQRIAARVHQGGHNVPRADVIRRFKRSWDNFKKLYRPLAEKWSVYDNSGGAPQLVEENP